One window of the Eucalyptus grandis isolate ANBG69807.140 chromosome 8, ASM1654582v1, whole genome shotgun sequence genome contains the following:
- the LOC120287468 gene encoding pentatricopeptide repeat-containing protein At1g07590, mitochondrial-like, with product MITILSAKSSSKKLVKVMLALAFGPSRRYREVSQGSLPVKAEAECLSYRIEKLPRGQPVGCAFQSWMGDGFPIHRGEIYHAINRLRKLKMYKRALEMMEWVIRERPYRPKELEYSYLLEFTTRFHGMSRAAGK from the exons ATGATTACTATACTGTCAGCCAAAAGTAGCAGCAAGAAACTTGTGAAAGTCATGCTAGCATTGGCTTTTGGGCCAAGCAGGCG CTACCGAGAAGTTTCCCAAGGAAGCCTGCCTGtaaaagcagaagcagaatgCCTTTCCTATAGAATTGAAAAGCTGCCTAGAGGACAGCCAGTTGGGTGTGCATTCCAGAGTTGGATGGGGGACGGTTTCCCCATTCATAGAGGGGAAATATATCATGCTATCAATCGCTTGAGGAAGCTGAAGATGTACAAGCGCGCTCTTGAG ATGATGGAATGGGTTATTCGCGAGAGGCCATATAGGCCAAAGGAACTGGAGTACTCCTATCTGTTGGAATTCACAACAAGATTTCATGGGATGTCAAGAG CCGCAGGAAAATGA
- the LOC120287469 gene encoding pentatricopeptide repeat-containing protein At1g07590, mitochondrial-like, which yields MKADKVGPHVSTYNILMKIEANEHNIEGLAKVYSEMHRKKVEPNEVSYCILAIAHAVARLYTAAEAYVESIEKSATGSNWSTLDLLLILYGYLGKAKELERTWCVVKDLPHIRSKSYMLAIEAFGRIGQLSRAEELWSEMKSTKELKSTEQYNSLISVYCKHGSINKASALFKEMVASRCRPNAITYRHLALGCMKANLVNEALRTLDMGSRSTTSAKVRKSTPWFETTLSIVEIFAEKGDVVNAEKYFGELAQAKYARYTFVYNTLIKAYLKAKVCDPNLLRRMILGGARPDAETYSLIKLMEQVQR from the coding sequence ATGAAGGCTGATAAGGTGGGCCCACATGTGTCAACATATAACATTCTCATGAAAATAGAGGCTAATGAACATAACATTGAAGGTCTGGCGAAGGTATACAGTGAGATGCATCGAAAGAAAGTTGAGCCAAATGAGGTGTCTTACTGCATACTTGCTATTGCACATGCTGTGGCGAGGTTATACACAGCTGCTGAGGCCTATGTTGAGTCTATAGAGAAGTCTGCTACAGGAAGTAACTGGTCTACACTGGATCTCCTTCTTATATTGTATGGATATCTCGGGAAGGCTAAGGAGCTGGAAAGAACTTGGTGTGTTGTGAAAGATCTTCCCCATATTAGGTCAAAGAGTTATATGTTGGCTATTGAAGCATTCGGTAGGATTGGACAACTTTCTCGAGCTGAGGAGCTCTGGTCAGAGATGAAGTCGACGAAAGAGTTGAAATCAACAGAGCAATACAACTCTCTCATATCCGTGTATTGCAAGCATGGTTCCATTAATAAAGCTTCTGCTCTATTCAAAGAGATGGTCGCGAGCAGGTGCAGACCGAATGCCATTACTTACCGTCATCTTGCATTAGGTTGTATGAAGGCGAATCTAGTAAACGAAGCCCTGAGGACTCTGGACATGGGTTCACGGTCAACAACAAGTGCAAAGGTCAGGAAATCCACGCCGTGGTTCGAGACTACACTGTCTATAGTTGAGATATTCGCAGAGAAGGGTGATGTTGTCAATGCTGAGAAGTATTTCGGGGAGCTTGCTCAAGCGAAGTACGCCCGCTATACTTTCGTGTACAACACGTTGATAAAGGCTTATCTGAAGGCCAAGGTTTGTGATCCCAACCTCCTGAGAAGAATGATCCTCGGAGGTGCAAGGCCGGATGCTGAGACGTATAGCTTGATTAAGCTTATGGAGCAGGTCCAGAGATGA